A region of Pyxidicoccus parkwaysis DNA encodes the following proteins:
- the rpsT gene encoding 30S ribosomal protein S20, translating to MANTKSAEKRHRQSLKRRARNVTVRGEVKTAVKSAREALATKGGNPTDALKAASKALNKAASKGVLHKRTASRRISRLAKAASKAAKA from the coding sequence TTGGCCAACACCAAGTCCGCAGAGAAGCGTCACCGTCAGTCCCTCAAGCGTCGCGCGCGCAACGTCACCGTCCGGGGTGAGGTGAAGACCGCCGTGAAGTCCGCCCGTGAGGCGCTCGCCACCAAGGGTGGGAACCCGACGGACGCGCTCAAGGCGGCCTCCAAGGCGCTGAACAAGGCCGCCTCCAAGGGCGTGCTGCACAAGCGCACCGCTTCGCGCCGCATCTCCCGCCTCGCCAAGGCCGCCTCGAAGGCCGCCAAGGCCTGA
- the leuS gene encoding leucine--tRNA ligase, whose amino-acid sequence MAMNERYEPQAIEGKWQTRWDEAGIFRAGKRPGAPKKYILEMLPYPSGKMHMGHVRNYLIGDVYSRYYLMRGFDVLHPMGWDAFGLPAENAAIKDGVHPAVRTEENIASFKKEIKSLGYAYDWEREVNTSKPEYYRWNQWFFIQMLERGLVYRRFSKVNWCTGCLTVIANEQVKDGVCERCDSPVVDKEMPEWAFRITRYSQDLLDALDTLKEWPDRITSMQRNWIGRSDGAEADFRVQGHDAALRVFTTRIDTIFGCTYVVLAPDHKLVAQVTTPERRADVEAFAKRMAAQSKTERLGEDAEKEGVFTGGYAVNPFTGQPVPIWIANFVLSDYGTGAVMSVPAHDERDFAFARKYSLPIKVVVQPASGDKLPEGSKLEAAYTEYGVLVDSGEYTGQTSEAARQAMAAKLEKDGTGKATVTYRQKDWGFSRQRYWGTPIPIVYCEKCDPQRQGIPVPVDQLPVRLPEIDTQAVLTGKGEPPLAKVPSWVNTTCPKCGGPAKREAETMDTFVDSCWYFARYLSPHYDAAPFDPKEAQRFLPVDVYVGGPEHAVMHLLYFRFWTRVMKLLGLSPVDEPVKRLITQGIVNGPDGRKMSKRWGNVVAPASIVQKYGADTARAYVLFAGPPERDFDWSDDQVEGVFRFLKRVWTLAATHHASVAGATHDGAYEGKALETRRAAHKCLKRVGEAIDRLSFNTAIAGIMECINALYAQGTPETPAEKAAMAEAIRLLAVVLTPFAPHIADEVAEAYGSKELTVSQPWPDFDPALVVDDVIPYAVQVNGKLRAEIRVAADAGEADVRKAAEADEKVQAAIAGKTLRKFVFVPKRLVNFVVG is encoded by the coding sequence ATGGCGATGAACGAGCGTTACGAGCCGCAGGCGATTGAAGGCAAGTGGCAGACCCGCTGGGACGAGGCGGGCATCTTCCGGGCGGGCAAGCGCCCGGGCGCACCCAAGAAGTACATCCTCGAGATGCTGCCGTACCCCAGCGGCAAGATGCACATGGGGCACGTGCGCAACTACCTCATCGGGGACGTGTACTCGCGTTACTACCTGATGCGCGGGTTCGACGTGCTGCACCCCATGGGCTGGGACGCGTTCGGCCTGCCCGCGGAGAACGCCGCCATCAAGGACGGCGTCCACCCCGCGGTGCGCACCGAGGAGAACATCGCCTCCTTCAAGAAGGAGATTAAGTCCCTCGGCTACGCGTACGACTGGGAGCGCGAGGTCAACACCTCGAAGCCCGAGTACTACCGCTGGAACCAGTGGTTCTTCATCCAGATGCTGGAGCGCGGGCTCGTCTATCGCCGCTTCAGCAAGGTGAACTGGTGTACCGGCTGCCTCACCGTCATCGCCAATGAGCAGGTGAAGGACGGCGTCTGCGAGCGCTGCGACTCGCCCGTGGTGGACAAGGAAATGCCCGAGTGGGCGTTCCGCATCACCCGCTACTCGCAGGACTTGCTGGACGCGCTCGACACGCTGAAGGAGTGGCCGGACCGCATCACCTCCATGCAGCGCAACTGGATTGGCCGCTCGGACGGTGCCGAGGCCGACTTCCGCGTGCAGGGGCATGACGCCGCGCTGCGCGTCTTCACCACCCGCATCGACACCATCTTCGGCTGCACCTACGTGGTGCTCGCGCCGGACCACAAGCTGGTGGCCCAGGTGACGACGCCCGAGCGTCGCGCGGACGTGGAGGCCTTCGCCAAGCGCATGGCCGCCCAGTCCAAGACGGAGCGCCTGGGCGAGGACGCGGAGAAGGAGGGTGTCTTCACCGGCGGCTACGCCGTCAATCCCTTCACCGGCCAGCCCGTGCCCATCTGGATCGCCAACTTCGTGTTGAGCGACTACGGCACCGGCGCCGTCATGAGCGTGCCGGCCCACGACGAGCGCGACTTCGCCTTCGCGCGCAAGTACAGCCTGCCCATCAAGGTGGTGGTGCAGCCGGCCTCCGGCGACAAGCTCCCCGAGGGCAGCAAGCTCGAGGCGGCCTACACCGAGTACGGCGTGCTGGTGGACTCGGGCGAGTACACGGGCCAGACGTCCGAGGCCGCGCGCCAGGCCATGGCCGCGAAGCTGGAGAAGGACGGCACGGGCAAGGCCACGGTGACGTACCGCCAGAAGGACTGGGGCTTCAGCCGCCAGCGCTACTGGGGCACGCCCATCCCCATCGTCTACTGCGAGAAGTGCGACCCACAGCGCCAGGGCATCCCCGTGCCGGTGGACCAGCTCCCCGTGCGCCTGCCGGAAATCGACACGCAGGCGGTGCTGACGGGCAAGGGTGAGCCGCCGCTGGCCAAGGTGCCCTCGTGGGTGAACACCACGTGCCCCAAGTGCGGCGGGCCCGCGAAGCGCGAGGCGGAGACGATGGACACCTTCGTCGACTCCTGCTGGTACTTCGCGCGCTACCTGTCGCCGCACTACGACGCCGCGCCGTTCGACCCGAAGGAGGCCCAGCGATTCCTCCCCGTGGACGTCTACGTGGGCGGTCCCGAGCACGCGGTGATGCACCTGCTCTACTTCCGGTTCTGGACCCGCGTGATGAAGCTGCTGGGCCTGAGCCCGGTGGACGAGCCCGTGAAGCGGCTGATTACGCAGGGCATCGTCAACGGCCCGGACGGCCGGAAGATGTCCAAGCGCTGGGGCAACGTGGTGGCGCCCGCCTCCATCGTCCAGAAGTACGGCGCGGACACCGCGCGCGCGTACGTGCTCTTCGCCGGCCCGCCGGAGCGAGACTTCGACTGGTCCGATGACCAGGTGGAAGGCGTCTTCCGCTTCCTCAAGCGCGTCTGGACGCTGGCGGCCACGCACCACGCCTCGGTGGCGGGCGCCACGCACGACGGCGCGTACGAGGGCAAGGCACTGGAGACGCGCCGCGCGGCGCACAAGTGCCTGAAGCGGGTGGGGGAGGCGATTGACCGCCTGTCCTTCAACACCGCCATCGCCGGCATCATGGAGTGCATCAACGCGCTCTACGCGCAGGGCACGCCGGAGACGCCCGCGGAAAAGGCCGCCATGGCCGAGGCCATCCGGCTGCTCGCGGTGGTGCTGACGCCCTTCGCGCCGCACATCGCGGACGAGGTGGCGGAGGCCTACGGCTCGAAGGAACTCACGGTGTCCCAGCCGTGGCCGGACTTCGACCCGGCGCTGGTGGTGGACGACGTGATTCCGTATGCCGTGCAGGTCAACGGCAAGCTGCGCGCGGAGATTCGCGTCGCGGCGGACGCGGGCGAGGCGGACGTGCGCAAGGCGGCGGAGGCGGACGAGAAGGTGCAGGCGGCCATTGCCGGCAAGACGCTGCGCAAGTTCGTCTTCGTCCCCAAGCGGCTGGTGAACTTCGTCGTCGGCTGA
- the lptE gene encoding LPS assembly lipoprotein LptE, whose protein sequence is MSRPFAPVSWRFRWVAGAWVACVALGSGCGYRFVSKGDGLPEGVTALCAPVFSNETPEPALETLFTRFLRQELTRAGRLSTGTSCNARVEGAVLSVWNSPTIVPNYFRIAANARLRLVKDGQVLKETVVAGTEDYLLGTGDVLQAEANRQAALDRLAEVLMRDGYDRLASAW, encoded by the coding sequence ATGTCGCGTCCCTTCGCGCCCGTCTCGTGGCGCTTCCGGTGGGTGGCGGGTGCGTGGGTGGCCTGCGTGGCCCTCGGCTCGGGGTGTGGCTACCGCTTCGTCTCGAAGGGCGACGGCCTGCCCGAGGGCGTGACGGCCCTCTGCGCGCCCGTCTTCTCCAACGAGACGCCGGAGCCCGCGCTGGAGACGCTCTTCACGCGCTTCCTGCGCCAGGAGCTCACGCGGGCGGGCCGGCTCTCCACCGGCACGTCATGCAATGCGCGCGTGGAGGGCGCGGTGCTCTCCGTCTGGAACTCGCCCACCATCGTCCCCAACTACTTCCGCATTGCCGCCAATGCACGGTTGCGACTGGTGAAGGACGGGCAGGTGCTGAAGGAGACCGTGGTCGCCGGCACGGAGGACTACCTGCTGGGGACCGGGGATGTCCTGCAGGCCGAGGCCAACCGTCAGGCCGCGCTGGACCGCCTGGCGGAGGTGCTCATGCGCGACGGGTACGATCGGCTGGCCAGCGCCTGGTGA
- the mazG gene encoding nucleoside triphosphate pyrophosphohydrolase: MVDTTRNPGAELERLVDIMRTLRSEQGCPWDREQDLRSLRPYLLEEAFEVLEEMDRVGYGGTSWRSFCEELGDLLFQIVFHAQLGAELGEFTMAEVAKSISDKLVRRHPHVFGESRVDGAEQVLANWAKLKAEEKKRKTGSEGSVLDGVPVAAPALMRAERLTEKASRIGFDWPDLAGVRGKLAEELDELDEAIASGDRDAMEHELGDVLFSLANLARFIKTPAEDALRMAIRRFTTRFQHIESELRAEGVPFGAATLEHMERHWQAAKVKEKSLPPPAWLPRAPVSTLRFQVADLPAQRAFWDAVAPRLGWSTVRAGPDEASYGDGALRVVFSASSSSGSVPAGGGALILTLEAPSARTVERLRAALGEVRPGTQVEFGEGRLSFKDPAGLVWEYVTSAG; encoded by the coding sequence ATGGTGGACACGACGCGAAACCCCGGGGCCGAGCTGGAGCGACTGGTGGACATCATGCGCACCCTGCGCTCCGAGCAGGGCTGCCCCTGGGACCGCGAGCAGGATTTGCGCTCGCTGCGACCCTACCTGCTGGAGGAGGCCTTCGAAGTCCTGGAGGAGATGGACCGGGTTGGCTACGGCGGCACCTCCTGGCGCTCCTTCTGCGAGGAGCTGGGAGACCTGCTCTTCCAGATTGTCTTCCACGCGCAGCTGGGCGCGGAGCTGGGCGAGTTCACGATGGCCGAGGTGGCGAAGTCCATCAGCGACAAGCTGGTCCGCCGCCACCCGCACGTCTTCGGCGAGAGCCGGGTGGACGGCGCGGAGCAGGTGCTGGCCAACTGGGCGAAGCTCAAGGCCGAGGAGAAGAAGCGGAAGACGGGCAGCGAGGGCTCGGTGCTGGACGGCGTGCCCGTCGCCGCGCCCGCGCTGATGCGCGCCGAGCGCCTCACCGAGAAGGCCAGCCGCATCGGCTTCGACTGGCCGGACCTGGCCGGCGTGCGCGGCAAGCTGGCCGAGGAACTGGACGAGCTGGACGAAGCCATCGCCTCGGGAGACCGGGATGCGATGGAGCACGAGCTGGGCGACGTCCTCTTCTCCCTGGCCAACCTGGCGCGCTTCATCAAGACGCCCGCCGAGGACGCGCTGCGCATGGCCATCCGCCGCTTCACCACGCGCTTCCAGCACATCGAGTCCGAGCTGCGCGCCGAGGGCGTCCCCTTCGGCGCGGCCACCCTGGAGCACATGGAGCGGCACTGGCAGGCCGCGAAGGTGAAGGAGAAGTCCCTGCCGCCGCCCGCCTGGCTGCCCAGGGCGCCTGTGTCCACCCTGCGCTTCCAGGTGGCCGACCTGCCCGCCCAGCGCGCCTTCTGGGACGCGGTGGCTCCCCGGCTGGGCTGGAGCACCGTCCGGGCCGGCCCGGACGAGGCCTCCTATGGGGATGGGGCCCTGCGCGTCGTCTTCTCGGCCTCGAGCTCCTCGGGCTCGGTACCGGCAGGAGGCGGGGCGCTGATCCTGACGCTGGAGGCGCCTTCCGCCCGCACGGTGGAGCGGCTGCGGGCCGCACTTGGGGAGGTGCGCCCCGGCACCCAGGTGGAGTTCGGAGAGGGACGGCTCAGCTTCAAGGACCCGGCCGGACTGGTGTGGGAATACGTCACCTCGGCTGGTTGA
- a CDS encoding tetratricopeptide repeat protein has translation MIRLPHLALVLWGLAFLAPGAASAQIEAPSRLQEVDPGAVEPDLRDESFDPRDQPIEDIPDEADPPSSDDEAPAKGKKAGKGAKAAEALPASAKTPAPPPTPEGPVLLPSRPAVVPVLAPKLSDGEVLAVWDGWRQARATNDTAGAEAALKALVKLRAEVEATDLEPISVGLVRESTVRRRAGDTAGAVRLAELAVQLSPGLPYAHFSLAEAYASAEPGNVARYGDEARAAFAHLFQDARYRRPVLADLGALTLLAWAATAAALVGLFFLRRVRYALHDFHHLLPRAVARWQSSLLGLALLALPMALGLGGVTVLLVLLGAVSLYLTRAERVVAAVLVAGVGLLPLAAGQLARVTAFAGTPAEDVYLLERGGLSAEAAMARVVARLESRAATFAELNALAHYETRRGLLEEAKAHYKAASSLRGGDARLLTRFGNALVGLGDDEGAAQLYVQATQADPLLAAPHYNLAQVYRRRAKTLPDSEVGRELDRAATAIASAQTLDHTLIAREPPPDDHLLLNLLVLSPAMQESEWLPLADGTEAGRRVEAQLGRWLLPGVAPGPVAWALPAVLAALLAAWGLAASRLRAAKVCERCGRAVCVRCDPELGVGSLQCGQCVNVFSRKGLVPQQLRNRKQGQVERHQAWVGRLTYALGAVLSGAGHVASGVPVSGALYAFFFLFALAATLLHHGLVRAPYGDAPLYLKLVPAVLLLVCVHLLSLLGLRRLRRGE, from the coding sequence ATGATCCGCCTCCCGCACCTCGCCCTCGTCCTGTGGGGCCTCGCGTTCCTGGCTCCCGGGGCAGCGTCCGCGCAGATTGAAGCGCCCTCCCGCCTCCAGGAGGTGGATCCGGGCGCCGTCGAGCCCGACCTGCGCGACGAGTCCTTCGACCCGAGAGATCAACCCATCGAGGACATCCCCGACGAGGCGGATCCTCCGTCCTCCGACGACGAGGCGCCCGCGAAGGGGAAGAAGGCCGGCAAGGGCGCCAAGGCGGCCGAGGCCCTGCCCGCGAGCGCGAAGACGCCGGCCCCTCCGCCGACGCCCGAGGGGCCCGTGCTCCTCCCGTCCCGCCCGGCGGTGGTGCCGGTGCTGGCGCCGAAGCTGTCGGACGGGGAGGTGCTGGCGGTGTGGGACGGCTGGCGTCAGGCCCGCGCGACGAATGACACGGCCGGCGCGGAGGCCGCGCTGAAGGCGCTGGTGAAGCTGCGCGCGGAGGTGGAGGCGACCGACCTGGAGCCCATCAGCGTGGGCCTCGTGCGCGAGTCCACCGTGAGGCGCCGGGCAGGTGACACGGCCGGCGCCGTGCGACTGGCGGAGCTGGCGGTGCAATTGTCCCCGGGGCTGCCCTACGCCCACTTCTCGCTCGCCGAGGCGTACGCGTCGGCGGAGCCCGGCAATGTGGCTCGCTACGGGGACGAGGCGCGCGCCGCCTTCGCCCACCTGTTCCAGGACGCGCGCTACCGCCGGCCGGTGCTCGCGGACCTGGGCGCGCTGACGCTGTTGGCGTGGGCGGCCACGGCGGCGGCCCTGGTGGGGCTCTTCTTCCTGCGCCGCGTGCGCTACGCGCTGCATGACTTCCACCACCTGCTGCCGCGCGCGGTGGCGCGGTGGCAGTCCTCGCTGCTGGGCCTGGCGCTGCTGGCGCTGCCGATGGCGCTCGGGCTGGGCGGGGTGACGGTGCTGCTGGTGCTGCTGGGCGCGGTGTCCCTGTACCTCACCCGCGCGGAGCGGGTGGTGGCCGCGGTGCTGGTGGCGGGCGTGGGCCTGCTGCCGCTGGCGGCCGGGCAGCTCGCGCGGGTGACGGCCTTCGCCGGCACGCCCGCCGAGGACGTCTACCTCCTGGAGCGCGGCGGCCTGTCCGCGGAAGCCGCCATGGCGCGGGTGGTGGCGCGGCTGGAGTCGCGCGCGGCCACCTTCGCCGAGCTGAATGCCCTGGCGCACTACGAGACGCGCCGCGGCCTGCTGGAGGAGGCCAAGGCGCACTACAAGGCCGCCTCGTCGCTGCGCGGCGGAGACGCACGGCTGCTGACGCGCTTCGGCAACGCGCTGGTGGGCCTCGGAGACGATGAGGGCGCGGCGCAGCTCTACGTGCAGGCCACCCAGGCGGACCCGCTGCTGGCCGCGCCGCACTACAACCTGGCCCAGGTGTACCGCCGCCGGGCGAAGACGCTGCCGGACTCGGAGGTGGGCAGGGAGCTGGACCGCGCCGCCACCGCCATCGCCTCCGCGCAGACGCTGGACCACACGCTGATTGCCCGCGAGCCGCCTCCCGACGACCACCTGCTCCTGAACCTGCTGGTGCTGTCCCCCGCGATGCAGGAGTCGGAGTGGCTGCCGCTCGCGGACGGCACGGAGGCGGGGCGCCGGGTGGAGGCGCAGCTCGGGCGCTGGCTGCTGCCGGGCGTGGCGCCGGGGCCGGTGGCATGGGCCCTGCCCGCGGTGCTGGCGGCGCTGCTGGCCGCGTGGGGACTGGCGGCCAGCAGGCTCAGGGCCGCGAAGGTGTGCGAGCGCTGCGGCCGCGCCGTCTGCGTGCGGTGCGACCCGGAGCTGGGCGTGGGCAGCCTGCAGTGCGGCCAGTGCGTGAATGTCTTCTCGCGCAAGGGGCTGGTGCCGCAGCAGCTCCGCAACCGCAAGCAGGGGCAGGTGGAGCGCCATCAGGCGTGGGTGGGCCGGCTGACGTACGCGCTGGGCGCGGTGCTGTCCGGCGCGGGCCACGTGGCCTCCGGGGTGCCGGTGAGCGGCGCCCTCTATGCCTTCTTCTTCCTCTTCGCGCTGGCGGCCACGCTGCTCCACCACGGGCTGGTGCGCGCGCCCTACGGTGACGCGCCGCTGTACCTCAAGCTGGTGCCGGCGGTGCTGCTCCTCGTCTGTGTCCACCTGCTTTCGCTGCTCGGCCTGCGCCGGCTGCGGCGGGGGGAGTGA
- a CDS encoding DUF4388 domain-containing protein has translation MSLQGTLKDFGIGDILQLIGQQQKTGTLQLRSKEQEVRVGFKDGHIIKAESVTRKRKDLIGAMLVRSELITETQLEAALETQRRTLKRLGDVLVSSQALTAERFQAMMQLQATETIYRLFTWKDGTYEFIQEPVEPDAEAIHPLRAETVLMEGFRMVDEWPVIRKRIHRDDLTFERLKSLPPPRPGDEGGELGTIGTAERRVYEEISPGRDLRKLVDVCCLGEFETCKALHNLVKGEYVRAVHPEGVRAPAPGDERLLARLGGSVGRVVATMVVLAALALVVSRSAWASPEGSAATSFTDPAAQRHVSEAQRVRIAAALEVFRLERGELPERLDSLVQAGLLEAEELSYPWREEYYYRRIAARQYVLLPPLR, from the coding sequence ATGTCCCTCCAGGGAACGCTGAAGGACTTCGGCATCGGTGACATCCTCCAGCTCATCGGCCAGCAGCAGAAGACGGGCACGCTGCAGCTGCGCAGCAAGGAGCAGGAGGTCCGCGTCGGCTTCAAGGACGGCCACATCATCAAGGCCGAGAGCGTCACCCGGAAGCGCAAGGACCTCATCGGCGCCATGCTGGTGCGCTCCGAGCTGATTACGGAGACGCAGCTCGAGGCCGCGCTGGAGACGCAGCGGCGCACCCTCAAGCGGCTGGGGGACGTGCTCGTCTCCAGCCAGGCCCTCACCGCCGAGCGCTTCCAGGCGATGATGCAGCTGCAGGCCACGGAGACCATCTACCGCCTCTTCACGTGGAAGGACGGCACCTACGAGTTCATCCAGGAGCCCGTGGAGCCGGACGCGGAGGCCATCCACCCCCTGCGCGCCGAGACGGTGCTCATGGAGGGCTTCCGGATGGTGGACGAGTGGCCCGTCATCCGGAAGCGCATCCACCGCGACGACCTGACATTCGAACGCCTCAAGTCGCTCCCGCCGCCCCGGCCCGGCGACGAGGGCGGAGAGCTGGGCACCATCGGCACCGCCGAGCGCCGCGTCTACGAGGAGATTTCACCCGGAAGAGACTTGCGGAAGCTGGTGGACGTCTGCTGCCTGGGCGAGTTCGAGACGTGCAAGGCCCTCCACAACCTCGTGAAGGGCGAGTACGTCCGCGCCGTCCACCCCGAAGGCGTCCGGGCCCCCGCGCCAGGGGACGAGCGCCTGCTCGCCCGCCTGGGAGGCTCGGTGGGCCGGGTGGTGGCCACCATGGTGGTGCTGGCCGCGCTGGCCCTGGTGGTGTCGCGCAGCGCCTGGGCCAGCCCCGAGGGAAGCGCCGCCACGTCGTTCACGGACCCCGCCGCCCAACGTCATGTTTCCGAAGCCCAGCGCGTCCGCATCGCCGCGGCGCTCGAAGTGTTCCGCCTGGAGCGCGGAGAGTTGCCGGAACGCCTGGATTCTTTGGTGCAGGCCGGATTGTTGGAAGCAGAGGAACTGAGCTACCCCTGGCGGGAGGAGTACTATTACCGACGTATTGCCGCCCGGCAGTACGTCCTCCTGCCACCCTTGCGCTAG
- a CDS encoding PhoH family protein, with amino-acid sequence MRNPATLESPEVLTTSASAKVDVRDNATALALCGNQNENLKLMERRLGIRVGQRGTEFHLSGPSDAVAFAVRLLENLEEMIRAGRPVYREDVEQGIKVLGRGGAESLQEVMLGPVLKSSGNRQISPKSLNQKRYVDAIRTHDIVFGIGPAGTGKTYLAMAMAVAFLQERKVKRIILARPAVEAGEKLGFLPGDLQEKVNPYLRPLYDALHDMMAAERAAHLLEEGVVEVAPLAFMRGRTLNDAFVILDEAQNTTVEQMKMFLTRLGYNSKAVITGDVTQVDLPTGKMSGLNHARSVLKKVEGIHFAEFAEVDVVRHPLVQEVIRAYDRAELAKLEAQVAREAAALQASSGAPAQPAAAPVSGE; translated from the coding sequence TTGCGAAACCCCGCCACGTTGGAATCGCCTGAAGTCCTCACCACCTCCGCCTCGGCCAAGGTGGACGTTCGTGACAACGCGACCGCCCTGGCTCTCTGCGGCAACCAGAACGAAAACCTCAAGTTGATGGAGCGGCGGCTCGGCATCCGCGTCGGCCAGCGGGGAACCGAGTTCCACCTGTCCGGCCCATCCGACGCCGTGGCCTTCGCCGTGCGCCTCCTGGAGAACCTGGAGGAGATGATCCGCGCGGGCCGTCCCGTCTACCGCGAGGACGTGGAGCAGGGCATCAAGGTGCTGGGCCGCGGCGGAGCCGAGTCCCTCCAGGAGGTCATGCTCGGGCCCGTCCTGAAGAGCTCCGGCAACCGCCAGATTTCGCCCAAGAGCCTCAACCAGAAGCGGTACGTGGATGCCATCCGCACCCACGACATCGTCTTCGGCATCGGCCCCGCCGGTACGGGCAAGACGTACCTGGCCATGGCCATGGCGGTGGCCTTCCTCCAGGAGCGCAAGGTCAAGCGCATCATCCTCGCGCGTCCCGCGGTGGAGGCCGGCGAGAAGCTGGGCTTCCTCCCCGGCGACTTGCAGGAGAAGGTGAACCCCTACCTGCGCCCGCTGTACGACGCGCTCCACGACATGATGGCCGCCGAGCGCGCCGCGCACCTCCTGGAGGAGGGCGTGGTGGAGGTGGCTCCGCTGGCCTTCATGCGCGGCCGCACGCTGAATGACGCCTTCGTCATCCTCGACGAGGCCCAGAACACCACCGTGGAACAGATGAAGATGTTCCTCACGCGACTGGGCTACAACAGCAAGGCCGTCATCACCGGCGACGTGACGCAGGTGGACCTGCCCACGGGGAAGATGTCCGGCCTCAACCACGCGCGCTCCGTCCTGAAGAAGGTGGAGGGCATCCACTTCGCGGAGTTCGCCGAGGTGGACGTGGTCCGCCACCCGCTCGTCCAGGAGGTCATCCGCGCGTATGACCGCGCCGAACTGGCCAAGCTGGAGGCCCAGGTCGCTCGCGAGGCGGCCGCCCTCCAGGCGTCCTCCGGTGCGCCCGCACAGCCCGCCGCCGCCCCGGTCAGCGGCGAGTGA